From a region of the Pseudomonas fulva 12-X genome:
- a CDS encoding crotonase/enoyl-CoA hydratase family protein, with product MGQYQAFRVELQEKIAHVVIDRPDKINAMNAAFWTEIIDIFRWADETDEVRVVVLSGAGKHFSSGIDLNLLAQVSSQLGKDVGRNALTLRRKILELQASFNAVDQCSKPVLAAIQGYCLGGAIDLVSACDMRYCSLDVQFAIKEIDIGMAADVGTLQRLPRLIGDGMLRELAYTGRTIEAAEAREIGLVNRVFETHDTLLSGVMDIARSIAAKSPVAVRGTKAMIGYMRDHRVDDGLDYVATWNAAMLQSADLRVAMMAHMSKQNPEFAD from the coding sequence ATGGGGCAATACCAGGCTTTCCGCGTCGAACTGCAGGAAAAGATCGCTCATGTGGTGATTGACCGCCCGGACAAGATCAATGCGATGAACGCCGCCTTCTGGACGGAGATCATCGATATCTTCCGTTGGGCCGATGAAACCGACGAAGTTCGCGTGGTGGTGCTGTCTGGCGCCGGCAAGCATTTCTCCTCCGGCATCGACCTCAACCTGCTGGCTCAGGTCAGCAGCCAGCTCGGCAAGGACGTCGGCCGCAATGCCCTGACCTTGCGCCGCAAGATTCTCGAGCTGCAGGCCTCGTTCAATGCCGTCGACCAGTGCAGCAAACCGGTACTGGCCGCCATCCAGGGTTACTGCCTCGGTGGTGCCATCGACCTGGTCAGCGCCTGCGACATGCGCTATTGCAGCCTGGACGTGCAGTTCGCCATCAAGGAAATCGACATTGGCATGGCCGCCGACGTCGGCACCCTTCAGCGGCTGCCGCGCCTGATCGGCGACGGCATGCTACGCGAGCTGGCCTATACCGGCCGCACCATCGAGGCTGCCGAGGCGCGGGAAATCGGCCTGGTCAACCGCGTATTCGAGACCCACGACACATTGCTGAGCGGTGTGATGGACATCGCCCGCAGCATCGCCGCAAAATCGCCGGTTGCCGTGCGCGGTACCAAGGCGATGATCGGCTACATGCGCGATCACCGGGTCGACGATGGTCTCGACTACGTCGCCACCTGGAACGCCGCCATGCTGCAATCGGCCGATCTGCGTGTCGCGATGATGGCCCATATGAGCAAGCAAAACCCCGAGTTCGCTGATTGA
- the nudC gene encoding NAD(+) diphosphatase, which translates to MAAHWQPELIDCERPGGLVLAHHRQHFLGDANGLLFPREWLKKQELPVLAEHGLGHFRGEPVYLLELQGKAELPGCHWQSLRQVMLEGDAELFQMLGFAAQIGTWASDNRFCGSCATPMLQVPGERAMQCPACSLRHYPRLSPSMIVLVTRGDDVLLARSPRFVSGVYSTLAGFVEAGESVEQCVAREVREEVGVEVRNIRYQGSQNWPFPHSLMLGFHADYAGGDIVLQEEEIEDARWFSIHALPPLPASRSIARYLIDSYVASRLGGTEPVLPD; encoded by the coding sequence ATGGCCGCGCATTGGCAGCCCGAGCTGATCGACTGCGAGCGGCCTGGTGGCCTGGTACTGGCCCATCATCGTCAGCATTTCCTTGGCGATGCCAATGGTCTGCTGTTTCCCCGGGAGTGGCTGAAGAAGCAGGAGCTGCCGGTGCTTGCCGAGCATGGGCTGGGGCATTTTCGGGGCGAGCCGGTCTATCTGCTCGAACTACAGGGCAAGGCCGAACTGCCGGGCTGCCACTGGCAGTCGTTGCGCCAGGTGATGCTCGAAGGCGACGCCGAGCTGTTCCAGATGCTCGGTTTTGCCGCACAGATCGGCACCTGGGCCAGCGACAACCGCTTCTGTGGCAGTTGCGCCACACCGATGCTGCAGGTGCCGGGCGAGCGCGCCATGCAGTGCCCGGCGTGCAGCCTGCGCCACTATCCGCGCCTGTCGCCGAGCATGATCGTGCTGGTTACGCGCGGTGACGACGTGCTTTTGGCCCGCTCGCCGCGTTTCGTCAGTGGGGTGTACAGCACTCTGGCCGGCTTCGTCGAAGCGGGCGAATCGGTGGAGCAGTGCGTGGCCCGTGAGGTGCGCGAAGAGGTGGGCGTCGAAGTCCGCAACATCCGCTACCAGGGCAGTCAGAACTGGCCGTTCCCGCATTCGCTGATGCTGGGCTTTCATGCTGACTACGCCGGCGGCGATATCGTCCTGCAGGAAGAGGAAATCGAGGATGCCCGCTGGTTCTCGATCCATGCGCTGCCGCCGTTGCCGGCCTCGCGCTCGATCGCCCGCTATCTGATCGACTCGTACGTGGCCAGCCGCTTAGGCGGCACTGAACCAGTGCTGCCAGACTAG
- a CDS encoding TSUP family transporter, whose product MSLPFEMAVEPTTLLLLALVAFIAGFIDAIAGGGGLLTIPALLTTGLPPHLVLGTSKLCATFGSATASYTFYRRKLFSPGKWKNAMVATAIGAIGGAVLVHWMPAEWINKMLPVVVFACGLYLLFGKTPDAPLDADLPIASRRQWPQGIGLGFYDGVAGPGTGAFWTVSTLLMYPLDLVRASGVARSMNFISNACALAVFIAAGQVAWVLGLCMGFSLMAGAFLGARTAIGGGSKFIRPVFILVVLGLTTRLVWQHWFSAA is encoded by the coding sequence ATGTCCCTTCCCTTCGAGATGGCCGTCGAACCCACGACGTTGCTGCTGCTCGCCCTGGTCGCGTTCATCGCCGGTTTCATCGATGCCATCGCCGGCGGCGGTGGCCTGCTGACCATTCCTGCCCTGCTCACTACCGGCCTGCCGCCGCATCTGGTATTGGGCACCAGCAAGCTGTGCGCGACCTTCGGTTCGGCGACCGCCAGCTACACCTTCTACCGGCGCAAGCTGTTCAGCCCGGGCAAGTGGAAGAATGCGATGGTCGCCACCGCCATTGGCGCCATTGGCGGCGCGGTACTGGTTCACTGGATGCCGGCCGAATGGATCAACAAGATGCTGCCGGTGGTCGTGTTCGCCTGCGGTCTGTACCTGCTGTTCGGCAAGACGCCCGACGCGCCGCTGGACGCCGACCTGCCCATCGCCAGCCGCCGGCAATGGCCTCAGGGTATCGGCCTGGGTTTCTACGATGGCGTGGCAGGCCCTGGTACCGGCGCCTTCTGGACGGTCAGCACGCTGCTCATGTACCCGCTGGACCTGGTACGGGCCAGCGGTGTGGCGCGCTCGATGAACTTCATCAGTAACGCCTGTGCCCTGGCGGTATTCATCGCCGCCGGACAAGTGGCCTGGGTGCTGGGCCTGTGCATGGGCTTTTCGCTGATGGCCGGCGCCTTTCTCGGCGCGCGCACGGCAATTGGCGGCGGCTCGAAGTTCATCCGCCCGGTATTCATTCTGGTGGTGCTGGGGCTGACGACGCGGCTAGTCTGGCAGCACTGGTTCAGTGCCGCCTAA
- a CDS encoding SDR family oxidoreductase, translated as MSKTQLFDLDGKIAFVSGASRGIGEAIAHLLAQQGAEVIVASRKLDDCQTVADAIVAKGGKAVAMACHIGEMEQIQAVFAEIRQRYGRLDILVNNAATNPQFCNVLDTDLGAFQKTVDVNIRGYYFMSIEGGKLMKDNGGGSIINVASINGVSPGEFQGIYSVTKAAVISMTKVFAKECAQFGIRCNALLPGLTDTRFASALTKNEAILNFALQRIPLKRVAEPSEMAGAVLYLASEASSYTTGVALNVDGGFLS; from the coding sequence ATGTCCAAGACCCAGTTGTTCGACCTCGACGGCAAGATCGCCTTCGTTTCCGGTGCCAGCCGCGGTATCGGTGAAGCCATCGCCCACTTGCTCGCCCAGCAGGGCGCCGAGGTGATCGTTGCCAGCCGCAAGCTGGACGATTGCCAGACCGTGGCCGACGCCATCGTTGCCAAGGGCGGCAAGGCCGTGGCCATGGCCTGCCATATCGGCGAGATGGAGCAGATTCAGGCGGTATTCGCCGAAATTCGCCAGCGCTACGGGCGCCTCGACATCCTGGTCAACAACGCCGCCACCAACCCGCAATTCTGCAACGTGCTGGACACCGACCTGGGCGCCTTCCAGAAGACCGTTGATGTGAACATTCGCGGCTACTACTTCATGTCCATCGAAGGCGGCAAGCTGATGAAGGACAACGGCGGCGGCAGCATCATCAACGTGGCGTCGATCAATGGTGTCTCGCCGGGTGAGTTCCAGGGCATCTATTCGGTGACCAAGGCGGCTGTGATCAGCATGACCAAGGTGTTCGCCAAGGAATGCGCGCAATTCGGCATCCGCTGCAATGCCCTGCTGCCAGGCCTGACCGATACCCGCTTCGCCTCGGCGCTGACCAAGAACGAAGCGATCCTCAACTTCGCTCTGCAGCGCATTCCCCTCAAGCGCGTCGCCGAGCCGAGCGAAATGGCCGGCGCGGTGCTGTACCTGGCCAGCGAGGCGTCGAGCTACACCACGGGCGTGGCGTTGAATGTCGATGGCGGTTTCCTGTCCTGA
- a CDS encoding phosphotransferase family protein, with the protein MTLTDRPGSIRQGEELDARAIDAYLKAHMSDLQGEPQISQFPGGASNLTYLLRYADRELVLRRPPFGRKAKSAHDMGREFRILNQLRDAFPYCPQAYVHCTDESVIGAEFYVMQRLDGIILRADMPAELQLTADQTSTLCKSFIDRLVELHQVDYQRCGLADLGKPDGYVARQINGWSERYDNARTPDAPAWQHVRAWLQDKMPPDHPRPAIVHNDYRFDNVILDPQDPMRIIGVLDWELTTLGDPLMDLGNTLAYWIEADDPAPVQQMRRQPSNAPGMLTRQGFVDYYAERADIEIKCFDFYYIYGLFRLAGIVQQIYYRYYHGQTADKRFASFVQMNALLEQMALGVIARSSL; encoded by the coding sequence ATGACACTCACCGACCGGCCCGGCTCCATCCGCCAGGGCGAAGAACTCGATGCCCGCGCCATCGACGCCTACCTCAAGGCCCATATGAGCGATCTGCAGGGTGAGCCGCAGATCAGCCAGTTCCCAGGCGGCGCTTCCAATCTGACCTACCTGCTGCGCTACGCCGACCGCGAGCTGGTGCTGCGCCGCCCGCCCTTCGGCCGCAAGGCCAAGTCGGCCCACGACATGGGTCGCGAATTTCGCATTCTCAACCAGCTCAGAGATGCCTTTCCCTATTGCCCGCAGGCTTACGTGCACTGCACCGACGAGTCGGTGATTGGCGCCGAGTTCTACGTCATGCAGCGCCTGGACGGCATCATCCTGCGCGCCGACATGCCGGCTGAGCTGCAGCTCACGGCCGATCAAACCAGCACCCTGTGCAAGAGCTTCATCGACCGTCTGGTCGAACTGCATCAGGTCGACTACCAACGCTGCGGCCTGGCCGATCTGGGCAAGCCTGACGGTTACGTGGCGCGGCAGATCAATGGCTGGAGCGAGCGCTACGACAATGCGCGCACCCCCGATGCCCCGGCCTGGCAGCATGTGCGGGCCTGGCTGCAGGACAAGATGCCGCCTGACCACCCGCGCCCAGCCATCGTGCATAACGACTACCGCTTCGACAACGTGATCCTCGACCCGCAGGACCCCATGCGCATCATCGGCGTGCTCGACTGGGAGCTGACCACCCTGGGCGACCCGCTGATGGATCTGGGCAACACCCTGGCGTACTGGATCGAGGCTGATGACCCAGCGCCGGTGCAGCAGATGCGTCGCCAGCCGAGCAACGCGCCCGGCATGCTGACCCGTCAGGGTTTCGTGGATTACTACGCCGAGCGTGCCGACATCGAAATCAAGTGCTTCGACTTCTACTACATCTACGGCCTGTTCCGCCTGGCCGGCATCGTCCAGCAGATCTACTACCGCTACTACCACGGGCAAACCGCCGACAAGCGTTTCGCCTCCTTTGTGCAGATGAACGCCTTGCTCGAACAGATGGCCCTCGGGGTCATCGCGCGCTCATCGCTCTGA
- a CDS encoding SCP2 sterol-binding domain-containing protein codes for MSVADIVQTMKAKFNPSAAEGLDLVFQFNIEDADNHYLIVKDGTCDVGHGEHPDANVTLIMDKETFKGITTGETDGMQAFMAGKLRAEGDMMLALKLSELFSV; via the coding sequence ATGAGCGTCGCAGACATCGTCCAAACCATGAAAGCCAAGTTCAACCCAAGCGCCGCCGAAGGCCTGGACCTGGTTTTCCAGTTCAACATCGAAGATGCCGACAACCACTACCTGATCGTCAAGGACGGTACCTGCGACGTGGGACATGGCGAGCACCCGGACGCCAACGTCACCCTGATCATGGACAAGGAAACCTTCAAAGGCATCACCACCGGTGAAACCGACGGTATGCAGGCTTTCATGGCCGGCAAGCTGCGCGCCGAAGGCGACATGATGCTGGCGCTCAAGCTGAGCGAACTGTTCTCGGTCTGA
- a CDS encoding histidine phosphatase family protein has product MGSIYLIRHGQASFGAEDYDVLSSLGERQSTLLGRHLAETGLKLDRAVSGSLKRQADTGRLVLEQLAEAPALQTDAAFNEFDAEGVIRALLPALLPHEPQALEVMRNAAHNRAEFQRLFVRLLDSWIGGDYEAPALQSWQAFLDQVNGGLQRLLDSAQPRERVAVFTSGGTITALIHLLTGMPVASAFAMNWQIVNTSLSCLKFQGERVTLASFNSHAHLQLLNTPSLITYR; this is encoded by the coding sequence GTGGGCAGCATCTACCTGATTCGACATGGCCAGGCCTCATTCGGTGCAGAGGATTACGATGTCCTCTCGTCGCTCGGCGAGCGCCAGTCGACCTTGCTCGGCCGCCATCTGGCCGAGACAGGCCTCAAGCTCGATCGCGCGGTCAGCGGCAGCCTGAAGCGTCAGGCCGATACCGGCCGCCTGGTGCTCGAGCAGCTTGCCGAGGCGCCTGCGCTGCAAACCGATGCAGCCTTCAACGAATTCGATGCCGAAGGGGTGATCCGCGCCCTGCTCCCGGCGCTGCTGCCCCACGAGCCCCAGGCGCTGGAGGTGATGCGCAACGCCGCGCACAACCGCGCAGAGTTCCAGCGTCTGTTCGTGCGCCTGCTCGACAGCTGGATCGGCGGCGACTACGAGGCGCCGGCGCTGCAAAGCTGGCAGGCGTTTCTCGATCAGGTGAATGGCGGCCTGCAACGGTTGCTGGATAGCGCACAGCCCCGCGAGCGCGTCGCCGTATTCACCTCCGGCGGCACCATCACGGCCCTGATCCACCTGCTGACCGGCATGCCGGTCGCCAGCGCGTTCGCCATGAACTGGCAAATCGTCAACACCTCGCTAAGCTGCCTGAAGTTCCAGGGCGAGCGGGTGACCCTAGCTTCCTTCAACAGCCACGCCCATCTGCAGCTGTTGAACACCCCATCGCTCATTACCTATCGCTGA
- the sohB gene encoding protease SohB has protein sequence MEFLADYAGFLAKTVTLVVAILVVLVAVAVLRSRGRRSGGQLQVTKLNDFYKALRQRLEQSILDKDQLKALGKEEAKAAKAAKKQAPQKSRVYVLDFDGDIKASATEGLRHEITALLSLATPQDEVVLRLESGGGMVHSYGLASSQLARIRQAGVPLTVCIDKVAASGGYMMACIGEKIISAPFAILGSIGVVAQLPNVNRLLKKHDIDFEVLTAGEYKRTLTVFGENTEKGREKFQEDLETTHELFKNFVARYRPQLEIDEIATGEVWLGMAALEKQLVDELKTSDEYLAERAREADLYQLHYVQKKSLQERVGLAASVALDRFALTWLGRLTQQRFW, from the coding sequence GTGGAGTTTCTTGCTGATTACGCAGGGTTTCTGGCCAAGACGGTGACGCTGGTGGTGGCCATTCTGGTTGTGCTGGTGGCGGTGGCCGTGCTGCGCAGCCGCGGGCGTCGCAGTGGTGGGCAGTTGCAGGTCACCAAGCTCAATGATTTCTACAAGGCGCTGCGTCAGCGTCTGGAACAGTCGATTCTCGACAAAGATCAGCTCAAGGCGCTGGGCAAAGAAGAAGCCAAGGCCGCCAAGGCGGCGAAGAAGCAGGCGCCGCAGAAATCCCGGGTTTACGTGCTGGACTTCGACGGCGACATCAAGGCTTCGGCCACCGAGGGCCTGCGCCATGAGATCACCGCACTGCTGAGCCTGGCCACGCCCCAGGATGAAGTGGTGCTGCGCCTGGAAAGCGGTGGTGGCATGGTGCACAGCTATGGGCTGGCCTCGTCGCAACTGGCGCGCATCCGTCAGGCTGGCGTGCCGCTGACGGTGTGTATCGACAAGGTCGCGGCCAGCGGCGGCTACATGATGGCCTGCATCGGCGAAAAGATCATTTCCGCGCCGTTCGCCATCCTCGGCTCCATCGGCGTGGTCGCCCAGCTGCCCAACGTCAATCGCTTGCTGAAAAAACACGATATCGACTTCGAAGTGCTGACCGCCGGTGAATACAAGCGCACCCTGACCGTATTTGGCGAGAACACCGAAAAGGGCCGCGAGAAGTTCCAGGAAGACCTGGAAACCACCCACGAGCTGTTCAAGAACTTCGTGGCGCGCTATCGCCCGCAGCTGGAAATCGATGAGATCGCCACCGGCGAAGTCTGGCTCGGCATGGCGGCGCTGGAGAAACAACTGGTCGACGAATTGAAGACCAGCGACGAATACCTGGCCGAGCGGGCTCGCGAAGCCGACCTTTATCAGCTGCACTATGTACAGAAGAAATCCCTGCAGGAGCGTGTCGGCCTGGCTGCCAGCGTTGCGCTGGATCGCTTTGCCCTGACCTGGCTGGGTCGCCTGACCCAGCAGCGTTTCTGGTAA
- a CDS encoding YhdH/YhfP family quinone oxidoreductase yields MTSFTALQAAPDTHGHFAMQVVDRDVADLPAGELLIRVRYSSLNFKDALSATGQRGVSKHYPHTPGIDAAGVVEHSSAAEFAEGDEVIVTGYDLGMNTAGGFGQYIRVPASWAIKRPQGLSLREAMILGTAGLTAALCVDKLEQAGLEPQNGPVLVTGATGGVGSIAVMLLSSLGYQVSAATGKAQQGDMLKRLGASQVVPRLELQSGTDRPLLREQWSGAVDTVGGDILFNVLKATRYGGSVACCGLTAGVDFQASVLPFILRGVNLLGVDSVELPLVVKASMWDRLSLQWKLPDLEALATEVGLNELPAAIERILQGEQVGRVLVRLD; encoded by the coding sequence ATGACGAGTTTCACTGCGCTGCAAGCTGCGCCCGACACCCACGGTCATTTCGCGATGCAGGTTGTGGATCGCGACGTGGCCGATCTGCCGGCCGGCGAGCTGCTGATCCGTGTTCGCTACTCCTCACTGAACTTCAAGGACGCGCTGTCAGCCACCGGCCAGCGCGGTGTGAGCAAGCATTACCCGCATACACCAGGCATCGATGCCGCCGGTGTGGTCGAGCATTCCAGCGCCGCGGAATTTGCCGAGGGTGATGAGGTGATCGTGACCGGCTACGACCTGGGTATGAACACCGCTGGCGGCTTTGGCCAGTACATCCGTGTTCCCGCCAGCTGGGCGATCAAGCGGCCGCAGGGCTTGTCGCTGCGCGAAGCGATGATTCTCGGCACCGCCGGCCTGACTGCGGCGCTGTGCGTCGACAAACTGGAGCAGGCTGGCCTCGAGCCGCAGAACGGCCCGGTGCTGGTCACCGGCGCCACCGGAGGAGTGGGCAGCATCGCGGTGATGCTGCTGAGCAGTCTCGGCTATCAGGTCAGTGCCGCCACGGGCAAGGCCCAGCAGGGCGATATGCTCAAGCGTCTGGGCGCCTCTCAGGTGGTGCCGCGGCTGGAGCTGCAAAGCGGAACCGATCGGCCGCTGCTGCGCGAGCAATGGAGCGGGGCGGTGGACACCGTGGGTGGCGACATTCTGTTCAACGTGCTCAAGGCCACCCGTTACGGCGGCAGCGTGGCCTGTTGCGGGCTGACAGCCGGCGTCGATTTCCAGGCCAGTGTGTTGCCGTTCATCCTGCGTGGCGTGAACCTGCTGGGCGTCGATTCGGTTGAGCTGCCGCTGGTGGTCAAGGCGTCGATGTGGGATCGGCTATCGCTGCAATGGAAGCTGCCGGACCTGGAAGCCCTGGCGACCGAAGTGGGCCTGAATGAGCTGCCGGCAGCCATCGAGCGCATCCTGCAGGGCGAGCAGGTCGGTCGGGTACTGGTTCGTCTGGACTGA
- a CDS encoding DUF934 domain-containing protein — protein MQRIIKNGQIVDESWHLLPKETAFEELSNCDDLIVPLNLWLEHGHALKARDGGLGVWLDAEEEIESIVDSLDAFQVIALNFPAFTDGRHSSSAYLLRTRYGFKGELRAIGDVLRDQLWALKRCGFDAFALREDKDAEDALKAFEEFSEVYQASADQPQPLFRRRA, from the coding sequence ATGCAGCGAATCATTAAGAACGGCCAGATCGTCGACGAAAGCTGGCACCTGCTGCCCAAGGAAACCGCCTTCGAAGAGCTGTCCAACTGCGACGACCTGATCGTGCCGCTTAACCTGTGGCTCGAACACGGCCATGCCCTCAAGGCCCGCGACGGCGGCCTGGGTGTGTGGCTGGACGCCGAGGAAGAGATCGAATCCATCGTCGATTCGCTGGACGCCTTCCAGGTCATCGCCTTGAACTTCCCGGCCTTCACCGACGGACGTCATTCCTCCTCCGCCTACCTGCTGCGCACCCGCTACGGCTTCAAAGGCGAGCTGCGCGCCATTGGTGACGTGCTGCGTGACCAGCTGTGGGCGCTCAAGCGCTGCGGCTTCGACGCCTTCGCCCTGCGCGAAGACAAGGACGCCGAAGACGCGCTGAAAGCCTTCGAAGAGTTCTCGGAGGTCTACCAGGCCTCAGCCGACCAGCCGCAACCGCTGTTCAGGCGCCGCGCCTGA
- a CDS encoding nitrite/sulfite reductase, which produces MYVYDQYDQKIVEDRVKQFRDQTRRYLSGELSGEEFRPLRLQNGLYIQRFAPMLRIAVPYGLLNSTQVRKLAQIARDYDKGYAHISTRQNVQFNWPELEDVPEILAELATVQMHAIQTSGNCIRNTTTDQFAGVAKDEIIDPRPWCEIIRQWSTFHPEFSHLPRKFKIAVNGATSDRAAIEVHDIGLEAVKNAAGELGFRVAVGGGLGRTPIVGSFINEFLPWQHLLSYLDAILRVYNRYGRRDNKYKARIKILVKALTPEVFAERVNAEWVHLKDGPTTLTDAEVARVAAHFVDPAYQTLQDQDAQLAQFDAEHPGFARWRQRNTFAHKKPGYVAVTLSLKPTGVAPGDVTDKQLDAIADLADRYSFGEVRNSHNQNIILADVEQQQLFTLWGELRDKGFATPNVGLLTDIICCPGGDFCSLANAKSIPVAEAIQRRFDNLDYLFDIGDIDLNISGCMNACGHHHVGHIGILGVDKKGQEFYQVSLGGSAGRDASLAQILGPSFAQDDMPDVIDKIVNVYVEQRTEEETFIDTFRRIGVAPFKERVYAANH; this is translated from the coding sequence ATGTACGTATACGACCAGTACGACCAGAAAATCGTCGAGGACCGCGTCAAGCAGTTCCGCGATCAAACCCGCCGTTACCTCAGTGGCGAACTGAGCGGCGAAGAATTCCGTCCGCTGCGGCTGCAGAACGGTCTGTACATCCAGCGCTTCGCGCCCATGCTGCGCATCGCTGTGCCCTACGGCCTGCTGAACAGCACCCAGGTGCGCAAGCTGGCGCAAATCGCCCGCGACTACGACAAGGGCTACGCGCACATCAGCACCCGCCAGAACGTGCAATTTAACTGGCCGGAACTGGAAGATGTGCCGGAGATTCTCGCCGAGCTGGCCACCGTACAGATGCACGCCATCCAGACCAGCGGCAACTGCATCCGCAACACCACCACCGACCAGTTCGCCGGTGTGGCCAAGGATGAAATCATCGATCCGCGCCCCTGGTGCGAGATCATCCGCCAGTGGTCGACCTTCCATCCCGAGTTCAGCCACCTGCCCCGCAAGTTCAAGATCGCCGTCAACGGCGCCACCAGTGACCGCGCGGCCATCGAGGTGCACGACATCGGCCTGGAAGCGGTGAAGAACGCCGCCGGCGAGCTGGGCTTCCGCGTCGCCGTGGGTGGCGGCCTGGGCCGTACGCCGATCGTGGGCAGCTTCATCAATGAATTCCTGCCCTGGCAGCACCTGCTCAGTTATCTCGACGCCATCCTGCGCGTTTACAACCGCTACGGCCGTCGCGACAACAAGTACAAGGCGCGCATCAAGATCCTGGTCAAGGCGCTGACCCCGGAAGTGTTCGCCGAGCGCGTGAACGCCGAGTGGGTTCACCTCAAGGACGGCCCGACTACCCTGACCGACGCCGAAGTGGCCCGCGTCGCCGCGCATTTCGTCGATCCGGCCTACCAGACGCTGCAGGATCAGGACGCACAGCTCGCCCAGTTCGACGCCGAGCACCCGGGTTTCGCTCGCTGGCGCCAGCGCAACACCTTCGCCCACAAGAAGCCGGGCTATGTGGCCGTCACCCTGTCACTCAAGCCTACCGGCGTAGCGCCGGGCGATGTGACCGACAAGCAGCTCGACGCCATCGCCGACCTGGCCGACCGCTACAGCTTCGGCGAAGTGCGCAACAGCCATAACCAGAACATCATCCTCGCCGACGTCGAGCAACAGCAGCTGTTCACCCTGTGGGGCGAGCTGCGCGACAAGGGCTTCGCCACCCCGAACGTGGGCCTGTTGACCGACATCATCTGCTGCCCGGGCGGCGACTTCTGCTCCCTGGCCAACGCCAAGTCGATTCCGGTGGCCGAAGCCATCCAGCGCCGCTTCGACAACCTGGACTACCTGTTCGACATCGGCGACATCGACCTGAACATTTCCGGCTGCATGAACGCCTGTGGCCACCACCACGTGGGTCACATCGGTATTCTCGGCGTCGACAAGAAAGGCCAGGAATTCTACCAGGTGTCCCTCGGCGGCAGCGCCGGTCGTGACGCCAGCCTGGCGCAGATCCTCGGTCCGTCCTTCGCCCAGGACGATATGCCGGACGTGATCGACAAGATCGTCAACGTCTACGTCGAGCAGCGCACCGAAGAAGAAACCTTCATCGACACCTTCCGCCGTATCGGTGTTGCCCCGTTCAAGGAGCGCGTATATGCAGCGAATCATTAA
- a CDS encoding ZIP family metal transporter, whose product MQTLSARNGMLQIWVSQVRESPWVAAGLGVALLVVMWLLISSLVNIFDGAHPERIRYALYGGGAGFAATTLGALAALALGSISVRTQDSMLGFAAGMMLAASSFSLILPGLEAAEDLTGSGLQGAATVVLGLALGVLLMLGLDRFTPHEHESAGTQGPHSSRLSRVWLFVFAITLHNLPEGMAIGVGFAGDDMQVGIPLATAIAIQDIPEGLAVALALRTIGISALRAALIAAASGLMEPLGALIGVGMSSSYALAYPIGLGLAAGAMLFVVSHEIIPETHRNGHQTAATLGLMGGFAVMMFLDTALG is encoded by the coding sequence ATGCAAACGCTTTCCGCGCGCAATGGCATGCTGCAGATATGGGTTTCCCAGGTTCGCGAGTCGCCCTGGGTGGCCGCCGGGCTGGGCGTTGCCCTGCTGGTGGTGATGTGGCTGCTGATCAGCAGCCTGGTCAACATCTTCGATGGGGCGCACCCGGAGCGTATCCGTTATGCGCTGTATGGCGGCGGCGCTGGTTTTGCGGCAACTACCCTGGGCGCGCTCGCAGCCTTGGCATTGGGCAGCATAAGCGTCAGAACCCAGGACAGCATGCTCGGCTTCGCGGCCGGCATGATGTTGGCGGCCAGTTCCTTTTCGCTAATCCTGCCGGGCCTGGAAGCAGCCGAAGACCTGACCGGTAGCGGCCTGCAGGGCGCCGCGACCGTGGTGCTCGGGCTGGCCCTTGGTGTGCTGCTGATGCTTGGGCTGGACCGCTTCACGCCCCACGAGCATGAAAGCGCGGGCACTCAGGGCCCGCACAGCAGCCGGCTGAGTCGCGTCTGGCTATTCGTGTTCGCCATTACCCTGCATAACCTGCCCGAGGGCATGGCCATTGGCGTTGGCTTTGCTGGCGATGACATGCAGGTCGGCATTCCATTGGCGACCGCCATTGCCATTCAGGACATTCCCGAAGGTCTGGCCGTCGCTCTGGCGCTGCGCACCATCGGTATATCGGCCTTGCGTGCGGCGCTGATCGCCGCCGCCAGCGGCTTGATGGAGCCTCTTGGAGCACTGATCGGCGTCGGCATGTCGAGCAGCTATGCGCTGGCTTATCCCATTGGCCTTGGTCTGGCCGCCGGCGCGATGCTCTTCGTGGTATCCCACGAGATCATCCCCGAGACGCACCGTAACGGCCACCAGACGGCAGCGACTCTGGGGCTGATGGGCGGATTTGCTGTGATGATGTTCTTAGATACGGCATTGGGCTGA